The proteins below are encoded in one region of Rhodoflexus caldus:
- a CDS encoding TolC family protein, translating into MKAKIKNSILSGILGIWLLQACVPMLPTNRASKPTLPDKFGNRAVSDTSSLAAIQWKAYFNDDKLAALIEEALQNNQELNIIMQEIEISHNEIRARKGEYLPFVGLGAGAAVDKVGRYTRMGAVEEGLEIMPEKHFPTPFSDLMISAAASWELDVWKKLRNAKKSAALKYLATTEGKNFLITNLVAEIAYSYYELLALDNLLEIIRQNIEIQNNAYQIVKKEKESAKVSQLAVNRFEAQLLNTQNLQYEVHQRITETENRINFLLGRTPQPIARNSQSFFNIALDSSQTGIPSQLLANRADIRQAELDLQAARLNVEVAKANFYPSFRMTAGVGFQAFRPAYLLSPESVLYSLAGDAVAPLINRNAIKAAYFNANAQQIQALYRYGQTVLNGYVEVLNQLAKADNYSRSYEVKQREVDILNQSVDISNSLYRAARADYMEVLLTQREALNVKLELVEVKTKVLESKVGLYRALGGGWR; encoded by the coding sequence ATGAAAGCCAAGATAAAAAATAGCATCCTGTCGGGTATCTTGGGCATATGGCTGCTGCAAGCCTGCGTGCCGATGCTGCCCACAAATCGCGCTTCAAAACCTACTTTACCCGATAAGTTCGGCAATCGGGCGGTTAGCGACACCTCCTCGCTGGCTGCCATCCAATGGAAAGCCTATTTCAACGACGACAAACTCGCCGCCCTGATTGAAGAAGCCTTGCAAAACAATCAGGAGTTGAACATTATCATGCAGGAAATAGAAATCAGCCACAACGAAATCAGGGCACGCAAAGGTGAATATCTGCCTTTTGTCGGGCTTGGTGCCGGTGCGGCGGTGGATAAAGTCGGCAGATACACGCGCATGGGCGCAGTGGAGGAAGGGCTGGAAATTATGCCCGAAAAGCACTTCCCCACACCCTTCTCCGATTTGATGATAAGCGCTGCTGCCTCGTGGGAGTTAGACGTTTGGAAAAAGCTGCGCAATGCCAAAAAATCGGCGGCACTCAAATATCTTGCTACCACAGAGGGTAAAAACTTTCTGATAACCAATCTGGTAGCCGAAATCGCATATTCCTACTACGAACTGCTGGCATTGGATAATCTGCTGGAAATCATTCGGCAAAACATTGAAATCCAAAACAATGCCTATCAAATTGTCAAGAAGGAAAAAGAAAGTGCCAAGGTCAGCCAATTAGCCGTCAATCGTTTTGAGGCGCAGTTGCTCAATACGCAAAATCTGCAATATGAGGTTCATCAGCGCATTACGGAAACCGAAAACCGCATCAATTTCCTGCTGGGGCGCACTCCTCAACCAATTGCGCGCAACTCGCAGAGTTTTTTCAATATCGCTTTGGACAGCAGCCAAACGGGCATCCCTTCTCAGTTGCTCGCCAATCGCGCCGACATTCGTCAGGCAGAATTAGATTTGCAGGCAGCGCGCTTAAATGTTGAAGTAGCCAAAGCTAACTTTTATCCGTCTTTCCGAATGACTGCCGGCGTAGGTTTTCAGGCATTCCGTCCTGCTTATTTGTTGAGCCCCGAGTCGGTGCTCTATTCGCTGGCGGGCGATGCCGTAGCTCCGCTCATCAACCGAAACGCCATCAAAGCGGCCTACTTCAATGCCAATGCACAGCAAATTCAGGCGCTTTATCGCTACGGACAAACCGTACTGAACGGCTATGTGGAGGTGTTGAATCAGTTAGCTAAGGCCGATAATTACAGCCGCAGCTATGAGGTGAAACAACGCGAGGTTGATATTCTCAACCAGTCGGTCGATATTTCCAACAGTTTGTACCGCGCTGCACGCGCCGACTACATGGAAGTACTGCTCACACAGCGCGAAGCACTCAACGTGAAATTGGAACTTGTAGAGGTAAAAACAAAGGTGCTGGAAAGCAAAGTAGGGCTTTATCGGGCTTTGGGCGGCGGCTGGAGGTAA
- a CDS encoding efflux RND transporter permease subunit produces MFSKFIHRPVLAISISIAIVFLGLLAMNRLPVSQFPEIAPPRVSVFIDYPGASADVLVQSTLIPLERAINGVQGMQYIISDATSAGEATIQVVFEPGTDPNAAVVNVKTRVDQVMNNLPPLVQREGVIITPIQPSMLMYVNLYSTDKNADEKFLFNYAYVNILPELQRIKGMGRAQILGSRQFAMRIWLKPDRMRAYNISTEEVMKALEEQSVIGRPGRLGQSSGKTPQSLEYVLVYKGRFNKPEEYKDIIIRANPDGEILKLKDVADAELGSEFVNIYSNKDGYPSASIVLKQNIGSNAQEVIAQVKERLEELKRDFPPGMSYEISYDVSKFVNASIDKVLHTLVEAFVLVALVVFVFLGDWRSTLIPIIAVPVSLVGAFVFMQFLGLTINLITLFALVLAIGIVVDDAIVVVEAVHEKMESEHLTPYQAVKKVLGEISGAVIAITLVMVSVFVPIAFMPGPVGVFYRQFSITMASSIVLSGIVALTLTPVLSAMILKSHHGQPKRQTPVSWFLAWFNRTFEKVTGKYTGLLTLIVNRRLITFGILLAFGFGIYSVNEVLPAGFIPNEDQGMIYAIIQTPPGSTLERTNEVSKQLQKIAEEVEGIQSVTSLAGYEVLTEGRGSNAGTCLINLKDWDKRKNSVRQIIEELEEKTKDLGAVIEFFEPPAVPGYGSSDGFSLRMIDKNPTVDYQEFDKVNIQFMEALKKRKELEGLFTFYAANYPQFELVIDNQAAMQKGVSIGKAMENLDILIGSTYEQGFTRFNNFFKVYTQAAPEYRRMPSDILNLFIRNESGEMVPYSSFMQLKKTQGPNEITRFNLYTSSSIRGVPAHGYTSGDAIRAIQEVAKQTLPQGYDIAWEGLSYDEARRGNEAVYILAVVLIFVYLVLSAQYESFIIPLAVLFSLPPGIFGAFLLLKMMGLANDIYAQIGLIMLIGLLGKNAVLIVEFAVQRHHQGLSIMDAAIEGARMRFRPILMTSFAFIAGLVPLVRATGAGAVGNHTIGASALGGMLLGTVFGVIIVPGLYYAFGKLAEGKKLIRDEEENPLTEDFVENYPNGEAPISNKKLATLIKKLLRKDESQDKK; encoded by the coding sequence ATGTTTTCAAAATTCATTCACAGACCTGTTCTAGCCATTTCCATATCTATTGCCATTGTTTTTTTGGGACTTTTGGCAATGAATCGGCTGCCTGTTTCGCAATTTCCCGAAATAGCCCCGCCCCGTGTGTCGGTTTTTATTGACTACCCGGGTGCAAGTGCCGACGTATTGGTTCAATCTACGCTTATCCCCTTGGAACGCGCCATCAACGGCGTGCAAGGGATGCAATACATCATCTCCGATGCCACCAGTGCGGGCGAAGCTACCATCCAAGTGGTTTTTGAGCCCGGCACCGACCCCAACGCCGCGGTGGTAAACGTTAAAACAAGGGTTGACCAAGTGATGAACAATCTGCCGCCGTTGGTGCAACGCGAAGGCGTTATCATTACCCCGATTCAGCCAAGTATGTTGATGTACGTAAACCTGTACAGCACCGATAAAAATGCGGATGAAAAGTTTCTGTTCAACTATGCTTACGTGAACATCCTGCCTGAACTGCAACGCATCAAGGGCATGGGGCGGGCGCAAATCTTGGGCAGCCGACAGTTTGCCATGCGCATTTGGCTCAAACCCGACCGCATGAGGGCTTACAATATTTCTACCGAAGAAGTAATGAAAGCCCTTGAAGAACAAAGCGTGATAGGTCGTCCGGGTAGGTTGGGGCAAAGCTCCGGCAAAACGCCGCAATCGCTGGAATACGTGTTGGTGTACAAAGGCAGGTTTAACAAACCCGAAGAGTACAAAGACATCATCATTCGCGCCAATCCCGACGGGGAAATCCTCAAACTCAAAGATGTAGCCGATGCCGAATTGGGCAGCGAATTTGTCAATATTTACTCTAACAAAGACGGCTACCCTTCGGCTTCCATTGTGCTGAAACAGAACATCGGCAGCAATGCGCAGGAAGTAATTGCACAGGTGAAAGAACGCTTGGAAGAGTTGAAGCGCGACTTCCCTCCCGGCATGAGCTACGAAATCAGCTACGACGTTTCCAAGTTTGTAAATGCCTCCATTGACAAGGTGTTGCATACGCTGGTAGAAGCCTTCGTGCTGGTGGCCTTGGTAGTGTTTGTATTTCTGGGCGACTGGCGCTCCACGCTGATTCCGATTATTGCCGTGCCCGTTTCGCTGGTCGGTGCGTTTGTGTTCATGCAGTTTTTGGGGCTGACCATCAACCTCATCACATTGTTTGCGCTGGTACTTGCCATCGGTATTGTGGTGGACGACGCAATTGTGGTGGTGGAAGCGGTGCACGAAAAAATGGAATCGGAACATCTCACGCCCTATCAGGCAGTTAAGAAGGTGTTGGGCGAAATCAGCGGTGCGGTTATCGCCATTACGCTGGTGATGGTGTCTGTATTCGTGCCGATTGCCTTCATGCCGGGTCCTGTGGGCGTATTCTACCGACAGTTTTCCATCACCATGGCAAGCTCTATCGTGCTTTCGGGTATTGTTGCCCTTACGCTTACGCCCGTACTTTCTGCCATGATACTCAAAAGCCATCACGGACAGCCCAAGCGACAAACGCCCGTGAGTTGGTTCTTAGCTTGGTTCAATCGGACGTTTGAAAAAGTTACGGGCAAATATACCGGACTGCTTACCCTGATTGTCAATCGGCGACTGATTACGTTCGGCATCCTGCTGGCTTTCGGCTTCGGTATTTATTCGGTTAATGAGGTGCTGCCCGCGGGCTTCATCCCCAACGAAGACCAAGGCATGATTTACGCCATCATACAAACGCCTCCCGGCTCTACGCTGGAACGCACCAACGAAGTTTCCAAACAACTCCAAAAAATTGCCGAAGAGGTGGAAGGCATCCAATCCGTTACTTCGCTGGCAGGCTACGAAGTTTTGACCGAAGGACGCGGCTCCAACGCAGGTACTTGCTTAATCAACCTGAAAGATTGGGACAAACGCAAAAATTCCGTCAGACAAATCATAGAAGAGTTGGAAGAGAAAACCAAAGATTTGGGCGCTGTCATAGAGTTTTTTGAGCCGCCCGCAGTACCCGGCTACGGCTCTTCCGACGGTTTTTCGCTGCGGATGATAGACAAAAACCCGACTGTTGATTATCAGGAATTTGACAAGGTCAATATTCAGTTCATGGAAGCGCTCAAAAAGCGAAAAGAACTTGAAGGCTTGTTTACCTTCTATGCAGCCAACTACCCGCAATTTGAACTCGTGATTGACAATCAGGCTGCCATGCAAAAAGGCGTTTCCATTGGCAAGGCTATGGAAAACTTGGACATCCTGATAGGCAGTACCTACGAACAGGGTTTTACGCGCTTCAACAACTTTTTTAAGGTGTACACGCAGGCAGCCCCCGAATACCGCCGTATGCCTTCGGACATACTCAACCTGTTTATCCGCAACGAAAGCGGCGAAATGGTACCTTATTCTTCGTTTATGCAACTTAAAAAGACGCAAGGGCCGAACGAAATTACCCGTTTCAACCTCTATACCTCGTCTTCCATTCGCGGCGTGCCTGCCCACGGCTATACTTCGGGTGATGCCATCCGCGCCATTCAGGAAGTAGCCAAGCAAACTTTGCCGCAAGGCTACGACATTGCTTGGGAAGGTCTTTCTTACGACGAAGCACGGCGCGGCAACGAGGCAGTGTACATTTTGGCAGTCGTACTTATTTTCGTTTATCTGGTACTTTCTGCCCAATACGAAAGTTTCATCATTCCGCTGGCGGTGTTGTTTTCGCTGCCTCCGGGTATCTTCGGGGCATTTTTGCTGCTCAAAATGATGGGGCTTGCCAACGATATCTACGCACAAATCGGTTTGATTATGCTCATTGGGTTGCTGGGTAAAAACGCGGTGCTCATTGTAGAGTTTGCCGTACAGCGTCATCACCAAGGTTTGAGCATCATGGATGCAGCCATTGAGGGGGCAAGAATGCGTTTCCGCCCCATCCTGATGACCTCCTTTGCCTTCATTGCGGGGCTTGTGCCTTTGGTGCGGGCAACGGGCGCGGGTGCTGTCGGCAACCATACTATTGGTGCTTCGGCGCTGGGCGGCATGTTGCTGGGTACGGTGTTCGGGGTTATCATTGTGCCGGGCTTGTACTATGCCTTCGGCAAGTTGGCAGAAGGCAAAAAACTCATTCGCGATGAGGAAGAAAATCCGCTCACAGAGGATTTTGTAGAAAACTATCCCAACGGCGAAGCCCCCATTTCCAACAAAAAATTAGCAACCCTGATTAAAAAACTGCTCAGAAAAGATGAAAGCCAAGATAAAAAATAG
- a CDS encoding efflux RND transporter periplasmic adaptor subunit, whose amino-acid sequence MKTHYFYTLLFAIIGLFAYTGCEHHEEHHEVGTYQATQPVRKDTTTVKEYVCQIRSHQHIELRALERGYLQDIYVDEGKQVKKGQLMFRIMPLVYQAEVQKAEAEAKFVEVEYLNTKQLADQNIVSQSELALAKAKLDKAKAEVALAKTHLNFTEIRAPFDGIMGRFNVRLGSLVDEGELLTTLSDNSKVWVYFNVPEAEYLDFFGSNKKENLPKVQLQMANHQLFDREGVIETIEADFNNETGNIAFRATFENPQGILRHGETGNILMPVALKNVLLIPQKATFEVLGKKYVFVIGDDNKVNMQEITTSNEMPHLFAVSTGLKDNDKILIEGLRKVKNGDAVQYKLVSMPNVIAELNKLHAE is encoded by the coding sequence ATGAAAACTCACTATTTCTATACCTTATTGTTTGCAATAATCGGCTTATTTGCCTACACCGGTTGCGAGCATCATGAAGAACACCACGAAGTGGGTACATATCAGGCCACACAGCCGGTCAGGAAAGACACTACCACAGTTAAAGAATATGTCTGCCAAATTCGCTCACACCAACACATCGAACTGCGAGCTTTGGAACGCGGCTATTTGCAAGATATTTATGTAGATGAGGGTAAACAGGTAAAAAAAGGGCAACTCATGTTCCGCATCATGCCGCTGGTTTACCAAGCAGAAGTGCAAAAAGCCGAAGCCGAAGCCAAATTTGTAGAAGTTGAATACTTGAATACCAAACAATTAGCCGACCAAAACATTGTTTCGCAAAGCGAGCTTGCGCTTGCCAAAGCCAAACTTGACAAAGCAAAAGCCGAAGTAGCCTTAGCTAAAACCCACCTGAATTTTACCGAAATCCGCGCACCTTTTGATGGCATCATGGGGCGCTTCAATGTCCGTTTGGGCAGTTTGGTGGATGAGGGCGAATTGCTCACTACTCTTTCCGACAACAGCAAAGTATGGGTCTATTTCAACGTACCCGAAGCCGAATATTTAGACTTTTTCGGCAGCAATAAGAAAGAAAATCTGCCCAAAGTGCAATTGCAAATGGCTAATCACCAACTATTTGACCGTGAGGGTGTTATTGAAACCATTGAGGCAGACTTTAACAACGAAACCGGTAACATTGCTTTCCGTGCAACTTTTGAAAACCCGCAGGGCATTTTGCGACACGGCGAAACAGGGAACATCCTCATGCCCGTAGCTCTGAAAAATGTATTGCTCATTCCACAAAAAGCCACCTTTGAGGTCTTGGGCAAGAAATACGTATTCGTTATCGGGGATGATAATAAGGTGAATATGCAGGAAATCACGACCTCCAACGAAATGCCGCACCTATTTGCGGTTTCTACGGGTCTGAAAGACAACGACAAAATTCTGATAGAAGGTCTGCGAAAAGTCAAAAACGGCGATGCCGTTCAATACAAACTCGTTTCCATGCCCAATGTTATCGCGGAATTAAACAAACTGCACGCCGAGTAA
- a CDS encoding 1-aminocyclopropane-1-carboxylate deaminase/D-cysteine desulfhydrase: MNDLLMLPDGIRQPPLQYLDSSFSGSYAVAVLRLDLMHLHINGNKWFKLKYNLQQARREGKTTLLTFGGAYSNHLRATAAAGHYFGFRTIGYVRGELTEPLNPALQFMRHMGMELRYLNRSDYRTIHGQPDMRAWLQEHFPEENFDDCYILPEGGTNALAVGGCAEIWQYVPEPFDYMLCACGTSCTTAGLALGNPNAKVLGISVLKGNFLSQAVRQLLTAANQPHANNWEVIDSYHFGGYARTTPELEQFVRDFTNRYQIPIEPVYTGKLFYAVADLLQKKHFADGSKVLILHTGGVY, encoded by the coding sequence GTGAATGATTTGTTAATGTTGCCCGATGGCATCCGTCAGCCCCCATTGCAGTATCTGGATAGTTCATTTTCAGGCAGTTATGCGGTTGCTGTTTTGCGTTTAGACCTCATGCACCTGCATATCAACGGAAATAAGTGGTTCAAACTCAAATACAATTTGCAACAGGCACGGCGCGAAGGTAAAACAACCTTGCTTACTTTCGGCGGGGCTTATTCCAATCATTTGCGGGCAACGGCGGCGGCGGGGCATTATTTCGGCTTTCGCACCATTGGCTACGTTCGCGGCGAGCTGACCGAGCCGCTCAATCCTGCCTTGCAATTCATGCGGCATATGGGCATGGAACTGCGCTACCTCAACCGCAGCGACTACCGCACCATCCACGGGCAGCCCGATATGCGCGCTTGGTTGCAGGAACATTTTCCCGAAGAAAACTTTGACGATTGCTACATCCTGCCCGAAGGCGGCACAAATGCCTTGGCAGTCGGAGGTTGCGCCGAAATTTGGCAGTACGTCCCCGAACCTTTTGATTATATGCTCTGCGCCTGCGGAACAAGCTGTACAACGGCAGGGCTTGCCCTTGGCAACCCCAACGCCAAAGTTTTGGGAATCAGCGTATTAAAAGGGAATTTCTTATCACAAGCCGTTCGGCAATTATTGACAGCAGCCAATCAACCCCATGCCAATAATTGGGAGGTGATAGATAGCTACCACTTCGGCGGCTATGCCCGCACAACGCCCGAACTTGAACAATTTGTCAGAGATTTTACCAATCGTTATCAAATCCCAATTGAGCCGGTCTATACGGGCAAGTTGTTTTATGCAGTGGCAGATTTATTGCAAAAAAAACACTTTGCAGATGGCAGCAAGGTGCTAATTTTGCACACAGGAGGGGTGTATTAA
- the asnB gene encoding asparagine synthase (glutamine-hydrolyzing), translating into MCGILGIMPAISTTPFQEALQLIAHRGPDGFGIWQSDEHQITLGHRRLAILDLSENGRQPMEYGQYVITYNGEIYNFLEIRDELKAKGYSFVSDTDTEVIIAAFHEWGEQCLLKFNGMWAFAIWNKEKRTLFLSRDRFGIKPLYYAFTGGYCVFASEMKALMPFLPERRVADNFDYLKTHLFDYEATDQCLIAGIKRFPAGHYAYLKPSETTVRPIRYWDTMQHLVQVPKRYEEQVEQFRELFTDACRICMRSDVPIGTALSGGLDSSAVAGTLFWLAEHYSHKRQRMATDWQHAFVATFPGTFLDERYYAQKVAEYLAIPITYLNIDAGRQISDMNEYLYLFEELYLTSPLPMMETYKAIRRHGITVSIDGHGADEMMSGYGHIILALMDCGCSISNFLDIIRTINGFSNLESEQIDKEEQTFWSGLRFVLSQIRHSPRRSLQELFSEEKPHEGKFGKFNAALYKIFHQTILPTLLRNYDRYSMASGVEIRMPFMDYRLVTYSFSLPWQSKVRNGYAKAIIRDAMLGRMPEEVRTRKSKIGFNTPIIDWMQGVWRESLLDIVHSTDFNTSSVIAPATVRQQILGVINNPKAKFLDGEQAWTALMPYLWERAFLKRAYPQIGK; encoded by the coding sequence ATGTGTGGCATTTTAGGCATTATGCCTGCAATATCAACCACGCCTTTTCAGGAGGCACTTCAACTTATTGCACATCGGGGGCCGGACGGTTTCGGCATTTGGCAATCGGACGAACATCAAATCACCTTGGGACATCGGCGGCTGGCTATTTTAGACCTGAGCGAAAATGGCAGGCAGCCGATGGAATACGGGCAATATGTAATCACCTACAACGGCGAAATTTATAATTTTCTGGAAATCAGAGATGAACTCAAGGCCAAAGGCTATTCCTTCGTTTCCGATACAGACACTGAAGTAATCATTGCAGCCTTTCACGAGTGGGGCGAGCAGTGCCTGTTGAAATTCAACGGCATGTGGGCATTTGCTATCTGGAACAAGGAAAAACGAACGCTTTTTCTGAGCCGCGACCGCTTCGGCATTAAACCGCTGTACTACGCTTTCACGGGTGGCTATTGCGTTTTTGCATCCGAAATGAAGGCTTTAATGCCTTTTTTGCCCGAGCGGCGTGTAGCAGACAACTTTGACTATCTGAAAACGCATCTGTTTGACTATGAAGCCACCGACCAATGCCTCATTGCGGGTATCAAACGCTTTCCGGCAGGACATTATGCGTACTTGAAACCATCGGAAACTACCGTTCGGCCTATTCGCTATTGGGATACCATGCAGCACTTGGTGCAAGTGCCGAAGCGCTATGAAGAACAGGTAGAACAGTTCCGCGAACTTTTTACGGATGCCTGCCGCATCTGTATGCGCTCCGATGTCCCGATTGGTACAGCCCTGAGCGGCGGCTTGGACTCCAGCGCCGTGGCAGGTACGCTTTTTTGGCTTGCCGAGCATTACAGCCACAAAAGGCAGCGCATGGCGACAGACTGGCAGCACGCCTTTGTTGCCACATTTCCGGGAACTTTCTTAGACGAGCGCTACTATGCGCAGAAAGTTGCCGAGTATTTGGCCATTCCGATTACTTACCTGAACATCGATGCCGGCCGACAAATCAGCGACATGAACGAGTATTTATATTTGTTCGAAGAACTGTATTTGACAAGTCCCTTGCCAATGATGGAAACCTACAAAGCCATCCGACGGCATGGCATTACCGTCAGCATAGACGGGCACGGGGCAGATGAGATGATGAGCGGCTACGGCCATATTATCTTGGCCTTGATGGACTGCGGTTGCAGCATCAGCAATTTTCTGGACATCATCCGCACAATCAACGGGTTCAGCAATTTGGAGTCGGAGCAAATAGACAAAGAAGAACAGACTTTTTGGAGCGGGCTGCGTTTTGTTTTGTCCCAAATAAGACATTCTCCGCGCCGAAGTTTGCAAGAACTTTTCAGCGAAGAAAAACCCCATGAAGGCAAGTTTGGCAAGTTTAATGCAGCATTGTACAAAATATTTCATCAGACCATTCTGCCAACGCTGTTGCGCAACTATGACCGCTACTCAATGGCCAGTGGTGTAGAAATCAGAATGCCTTTTATGGATTATCGGTTGGTAACTTACAGTTTTTCATTGCCTTGGCAAAGCAAAGTACGCAATGGTTACGCAAAAGCAATTATCCGTGATGCGATGTTAGGCCGTATGCCCGAAGAAGTGCGGACGCGAAAAAGTAAAATCGGATTCAATACGCCTATAATAGACTGGATGCAAGGCGTATGGCGCGAGTCGTTATTAGATATCGTCCATAGTACCGATTTTAACACTTCTTCGGTAATAGCGCCTGCAACAGTGCGGCAGCAGATTTTGGGCGTAATTAACAATCCCAAAGCAAAATTTTTGGATGGCGAGCAGGCATGGACAGCCCTTATGCCCTATCTTTGGGAAAGAGCATTTTTAAAGCGGGCTTATCCGCAGATTGGCAAGTAA
- a CDS encoding glycosyltransferase family 2 protein produces the protein MFLSFIIPYRNRETERVIRCLQSLQNQKTDSDFEIVLADYGSDEAEQKAIETICRNLGVNYIYYNSRRQFWSRAHAVNIGITAASGQYLVIVDIDLIYPPHFAAAMLQKINEQSFVQYQCYYLPPEVSDYERLDFDKSYPYPVNSISESGGLIAVPRHAMYEIGGFDEYFKVWGVEDMDLKKRLRKIGLTRKVLSIEEAPTFHQWHPPASTEELMPALWLKAMEKYEKRKTEVKVPYLNHPPQELQRPALVVFEQPDAALANGAIAFTFEYPTLQSYIDFAKTFYALPSGATLIVRQTFEPIQASPNAKLAGLFRLVNRLLERLSVSYRVTEYFTFETELVTFINARDFLFYFIADNQESIADYAFETVFERSIQCVLIKK, from the coding sequence ATGTTTTTATCATTCATCATACCATATCGCAACCGTGAAACCGAGCGTGTAATCAGATGCTTACAATCCCTTCAAAACCAAAAAACCGACAGTGATTTTGAGATTGTTTTGGCAGACTACGGCAGCGATGAAGCCGAACAAAAAGCCATTGAAACCATCTGTCGCAATTTGGGTGTTAACTACATTTACTACAATTCGCGCAGGCAGTTTTGGTCGCGGGCACATGCCGTTAATATAGGTATTACGGCCGCCTCCGGTCAATATCTAGTGATAGTTGATATAGATTTGATTTATCCGCCGCATTTTGCCGCTGCCATGTTGCAAAAAATAAATGAACAATCCTTCGTGCAATACCAGTGCTACTATCTGCCGCCCGAAGTTTCCGATTATGAGCGGTTGGACTTTGACAAGTCTTATCCTTATCCGGTCAATTCCATCAGCGAAAGCGGCGGCCTGATTGCTGTTCCGCGCCATGCCATGTACGAAATCGGCGGCTTTGACGAATATTTCAAAGTTTGGGGCGTGGAAGATATGGATTTGAAAAAACGCCTGCGAAAAATCGGACTGACCCGCAAGGTGCTTTCCATAGAAGAAGCGCCGACTTTTCACCAATGGCATCCGCCTGCCTCTACCGAAGAATTAATGCCTGCGCTTTGGCTCAAAGCCATGGAAAAGTACGAAAAGCGAAAAACCGAAGTCAAAGTCCCGTATTTGAATCACCCCCCGCAAGAACTGCAACGCCCTGCGCTGGTAGTTTTTGAACAACCGGATGCGGCACTTGCCAATGGGGCGATCGCTTTCACATTTGAGTACCCTACCTTGCAGTCATACATTGATTTTGCCAAAACCTTCTATGCGCTGCCCTCAGGCGCAACGCTGATAGTGCGGCAAACTTTTGAGCCCATTCAAGCCTCACCCAATGCTAAACTGGCAGGGCTGTTTCGCTTAGTCAATCGTTTGTTGGAACGCCTGTCGGTTTCCTATCGCGTAACGGAATACTTTACCTTTGAAACTGAGTTAGTTACGTTTATTAACGCACGCGACTTTTTGTTCTACTTTATTGCTGACAATCAGGAAAGCATAGCAGACTATGCCTTTGAAACTGTGTTTGAGCGAAGTATCCAATGCGTACTTATCAAGAAATGA
- a CDS encoding glycosyltransferase family protein, whose amino-acid sequence MRTYQEMNYAPIALFCYKRPWHLQRTLEALEQNEGAKESVLYIFADGAKPNASPTDRENIAAVRRLIRQNWQFREIIVNEKSENQGLAASIIAGVTQVVNHHGRIIVLEDDMVTSPYFLRFMNDALQCYADAPEVTAVTAYIYDIPNLPETFFLNDPGCWGWATWQRAWQLFNPDGKYLMQEIAQRKLIGAFNYESTYPYYQMLVDQVKGKNDSWAIRWYASLFLENKLALYPGKPLVENIGNDESGTHAGSEEFYRVRLAAHPVQVLPQPLAANQDARAAVVAYLAAQNYMPPLWKKYIGRIKKMLSLNANTGK is encoded by the coding sequence ATGCGTACTTATCAAGAAATGAACTACGCACCCATAGCTTTATTTTGTTACAAACGTCCTTGGCATTTGCAACGGACACTGGAAGCCCTTGAGCAAAACGAAGGCGCAAAAGAAAGTGTGCTTTACATATTTGCCGACGGGGCAAAACCCAATGCATCCCCCACCGACAGGGAAAATATTGCTGCCGTTCGGCGTTTGATTCGCCAAAATTGGCAATTCAGAGAAATAATCGTTAATGAAAAATCTGAAAATCAAGGACTTGCGGCTTCAATTATTGCAGGCGTAACGCAAGTGGTCAATCATCACGGGCGCATAATTGTGCTGGAAGATGACATGGTTACATCGCCTTATTTCTTGCGCTTTATGAACGATGCCCTGCAATGTTACGCCGATGCGCCCGAAGTTACCGCCGTTACTGCCTACATCTACGACATCCCGAACTTGCCCGAAACCTTCTTCCTCAACGACCCAGGCTGTTGGGGCTGGGCTACTTGGCAACGCGCTTGGCAGCTTTTTAATCCCGACGGCAAATATTTAATGCAGGAAATTGCTCAAAGAAAGCTCATTGGCGCATTTAATTACGAAAGCACCTATCCTTACTACCAAATGCTTGTCGACCAAGTCAAAGGCAAAAACGATTCGTGGGCAATTCGCTGGTATGCGTCTCTATTTTTAGAAAATAAGTTGGCTCTTTATCCGGGCAAACCGCTGGTTGAAAATATTGGCAACGACGAAAGCGGAACACACGCAGGAAGTGAAGAATTTTATCGGGTACGATTAGCCGCGCATCCCGTACAGGTATTGCCTCAGCCGCTTGCAGCCAATCAAGATGCGCGGGCTGCCGTTGTAGCATACTTAGCCGCACAAAACTACATGCCGCCACTCTGGAAAAAATACATCGGGCGCATCAAAAAAATGCTATCTTTGAACGCTAACACAGGCAAATGA